One stretch of Chryseobacterium indologenes DNA includes these proteins:
- the rfbD gene encoding dTDP-4-dehydrorhamnose reductase encodes MKKIAVIGSNGQLGNCIRKIAPDFENQYEFLFTDSTTLDVTNEDMVNDFFYDNKPDYCINASAYTAVDLAEKESEKAFAVNADGVANLAQACAEYKTILIHISTDYVFDGDTNLPYSEDDFTNPIGVYGESKRKGEELALELNPGTIILRTSWLYSEFNKNFVKTMLNLFSQKTELGIVADQFGQPTNANDLAAAIMEIIENPNKTFGIFHFSNYPETTWFNFAKKIAEFSKSSIQLNALTTEQYPTPAKRPVRSTMSLDKIEEIYKIEPKHWENSLEECVATLIQQ; translated from the coding sequence ATGAAAAAAATAGCAGTAATAGGCAGCAACGGCCAGTTAGGAAACTGTATCAGAAAAATTGCTCCCGATTTTGAAAATCAATACGAGTTTCTTTTTACAGACTCCACAACCTTGGATGTGACCAACGAAGATATGGTTAATGACTTTTTCTATGATAACAAACCTGATTACTGTATCAATGCTTCCGCATATACAGCGGTAGACTTAGCGGAAAAAGAAAGTGAAAAAGCATTTGCTGTAAACGCAGACGGAGTAGCTAATCTTGCTCAGGCTTGCGCAGAATATAAAACCATACTGATCCATATCTCTACAGATTATGTTTTTGATGGAGATACCAACCTTCCTTATTCAGAAGATGATTTTACCAATCCAATAGGAGTGTATGGAGAATCTAAGAGAAAAGGTGAAGAGTTGGCATTGGAACTTAACCCTGGAACCATTATCCTGAGAACTTCATGGTTGTATTCTGAATTTAATAAAAATTTTGTGAAGACAATGCTGAACTTGTTTTCACAGAAAACAGAGTTAGGAATCGTTGCAGATCAATTCGGACAGCCAACAAATGCTAACGATCTTGCAGCAGCCATCATGGAAATCATTGAAAATCCAAATAAAACCTTTGGAATCTTTCACTTTTCAAATTACCCGGAAACCACTTGGTTTAATTTCGCAAAGAAAATTGCTGAATTTTCAAAATCTTCAATACAATTAAATGCGCTAACCACCGAGCAGTATCCAACCCCTGCCAAAAGACCTGTAAGAAGTACCATGTCTTTGGATAAAATAGAAGAGATTTATAAAATTGAACCAAAACACTGGGAAAACAGTCTTGAAGAATGTGTTGCCACCCTTATCCAACAATAA
- a CDS encoding acyl-CoA thioesterase, which produces MEKEVSTIVKVRFSDCDPIGHLNNVKYLDYMFNAREDHVETFYGFTYEEYTKQTGCTWIAIQNEIAYLKEVRYNTQVVISSKTIDVQDRTAKVEILMKSLDEKTIHAVLWVTVIYFNMKTRKSEVHPEDIKETFNKFYVDLIQKDFQSRVKFLRSQNAKNS; this is translated from the coding sequence ATGGAAAAAGAAGTATCAACTATTGTAAAAGTTAGGTTTAGTGATTGTGATCCTATCGGTCATTTGAATAATGTAAAATATTTAGATTATATGTTCAATGCCAGGGAAGATCACGTAGAAACATTTTACGGATTTACTTATGAAGAATATACCAAACAGACAGGCTGTACCTGGATTGCCATTCAGAATGAAATAGCCTATCTGAAAGAAGTAAGATATAATACTCAAGTGGTCATCAGTAGTAAAACAATTGATGTCCAGGATAGAACAGCCAAAGTTGAAATTCTGATGAAAAGCTTAGATGAAAAGACAATTCATGCCGTACTTTGGGTAACTGTTATTTATTTTAATATGAAAACACGAAAGTCAGAAGTACACCCTGAAGATATAAAAGAAACATTCAATAAGTTTTATGTAGATCTGATACAAAAAGATTTCCAGTCAAGAGTTAAGTTTCTAAGATCCCAAAATGCAAAAAATTCTTAA
- a CDS encoding OmpH family outer membrane protein: protein MKKLSVLFAAVMMVVSVGMAKAQKMATLDVLGVLNAMPEKKKADADLKTFYDTKQGEIKKKYDAGQAKLKQYSEEAPKKSADENKAREAELQKIQEEIAQMQDKAQKDLQAKQEVAFGPIEKKLNDAVDKVAKANGYEYVMDANSPAFLYKAGADATAAVKKELGIQ, encoded by the coding sequence ATGAAAAAATTAAGTGTATTATTTGCAGCAGTAATGATGGTTGTTTCTGTAGGTATGGCAAAAGCTCAAAAAATGGCTACTTTAGATGTATTGGGAGTTCTTAATGCAATGCCTGAGAAGAAAAAAGCAGATGCTGACCTTAAAACATTCTACGATACTAAGCAAGGTGAGATTAAGAAAAAATATGATGCTGGGCAAGCTAAACTAAAGCAATATAGCGAAGAAGCTCCTAAGAAATCTGCAGATGAAAACAAAGCTAGAGAAGCTGAATTACAAAAAATTCAGGAAGAAATAGCTCAAATGCAAGACAAAGCTCAAAAAGATCTTCAGGCTAAGCAAGAAGTAGCTTTCGGACCAATTGAGAAAAAATTGAACGATGCTGTAGACAAAGTTGCTAAAGCTAACGGATATGAGTATGTAATGGATGCAAATTCACCTGCATTCCTTTACAAGGCAGGAGCTGATGCTACTGCAGCTGTAAAGAAAGAATTAGGAATTCAATAA
- a CDS encoding OmpH family outer membrane protein, with product MKNFKITITFVLLLFFGFGNAQKIGVVDTNEILNKLPQYKEAEARLNAQIDTWQSELQNLQSEYERKKAAFESEKVLLIGDQLKLREKEVVDLDKNIKTTTSLRFGANGEITKLRTNLVLPFQDQIWGAIKTMSEKNGLGIVLDKSNNISVIFLQGKYDYTEKVLAILLKGDKKEKTTSKSKK from the coding sequence ATGAAGAACTTTAAAATAACCATCACTTTTGTATTACTCTTGTTTTTTGGGTTTGGAAATGCTCAGAAAATAGGAGTGGTAGATACTAATGAAATTTTAAATAAATTACCTCAGTATAAAGAAGCCGAAGCAAGATTAAATGCTCAGATCGATACCTGGCAGTCTGAACTTCAGAACCTGCAGTCAGAGTATGAAAGAAAAAAAGCGGCCTTTGAAAGTGAAAAAGTGTTATTGATAGGGGACCAGCTGAAGCTTAGAGAAAAAGAAGTAGTAGATCTTGATAAAAATATTAAAACCACTACCAGCCTACGTTTCGGAGCCAATGGTGAGATCACAAAACTGAGAACCAATCTCGTTTTACCATTTCAGGATCAGATTTGGGGAGCCATCAAAACAATGTCTGAAAAAAATGGGTTGGGCATAGTTCTTGATAAAAGCAATAACATTAGTGTTATATTTCTTCAGGGAAAATACGACTATACAGAAAAAGTATTAGCTATTTTACTGAAGGGGGATAAAAAAGAGAAAACGACAAGTAAAAGTAAAAAGTAA